A window from Luteolibacter flavescens encodes these proteins:
- a CDS encoding RnfABCDGE type electron transport complex subunit C gives MLLIPSLKKRTKHHGIAVIADPPEFHLPLGSYRGTLTPVVKAGDAVKKYQLVAESTGVFAARLHAPASGIITGVRTIAGQEVLCLQNDFREDEAEPSRQAAPGTLAPDDFLQALLDHGIEGAGGARFPAALKYRTGGSAISTVILNGVECEPYLSADYAVMKEEAEPLLEAAQVIRNVTGAARLVIAIERQNKDLKRPLLKTAARLGVPLEVHIVPDTYPQGGELQLIRSVTGLELRKGSIPAAHGVLVSNVGTVRAIHRALHEGRPYIGRVITVSGEGSPRTGNFHVKIGTPVGHILRETGSGWDPEAQRIILGGGMMGVELESPDTPVHKGAGGLLVLRRKPLAAYNCIQCGLCVDVCPQRLMPVEFARAQSRGDTHAMTGLHLPDCIECGACEYACPSDVPLMESIHAGKAALRDLTRA, from the coding sequence GTTTCACCTGCCGCTCGGCAGCTACCGTGGGACATTGACCCCGGTGGTGAAGGCGGGCGATGCGGTGAAGAAGTACCAACTCGTCGCCGAGAGCACGGGAGTCTTCGCCGCCCGGCTGCACGCACCTGCATCCGGCATCATCACGGGCGTCCGCACCATCGCCGGGCAGGAAGTACTATGCCTGCAGAATGACTTCCGCGAGGATGAAGCCGAGCCATCGCGGCAGGCCGCACCCGGCACACTCGCGCCCGACGATTTCCTCCAGGCACTGCTGGATCACGGCATCGAGGGCGCGGGAGGCGCACGCTTTCCCGCCGCCCTGAAGTATCGTACCGGCGGCAGCGCGATCTCCACGGTCATCCTGAATGGCGTCGAGTGCGAGCCCTACCTCAGCGCGGACTACGCCGTGATGAAAGAGGAAGCGGAGCCGCTGCTGGAGGCCGCGCAGGTCATCCGCAACGTCACCGGCGCGGCGCGGTTGGTCATCGCGATCGAGCGGCAGAACAAGGACCTGAAGCGCCCGCTGCTGAAAACGGCCGCGCGCCTCGGCGTGCCGCTGGAAGTCCACATCGTGCCGGACACCTACCCGCAGGGCGGCGAGCTGCAGCTCATCCGCTCCGTCACCGGGCTGGAGCTGAGGAAGGGCAGCATCCCCGCCGCGCACGGCGTGCTGGTCAGCAATGTCGGCACCGTGCGCGCGATCCACCGCGCCCTCCACGAGGGCCGCCCCTACATCGGCCGCGTCATCACCGTGTCCGGCGAGGGCAGCCCGCGGACGGGGAATTTCCACGTCAAGATCGGCACCCCGGTCGGCCACATCCTGCGCGAGACCGGCAGCGGCTGGGACCCGGAGGCGCAGCGCATCATCCTCGGCGGCGGCATGATGGGCGTGGAACTGGAGTCGCCGGACACGCCCGTCCACAAGGGCGCAGGCGGCCTGCTGGTGCTGCGCAGGAAGCCGCTGGCCGCCTACAATTGCATCCAGTGCGGGCTGTGCGTGGACGTCTGTCCGCAGCGGCTGATGCCCGTGGAATTCGCCCGCGCGCAGTCAAGGGGCGACACGCACGCCATGACCGGCCTGCACCTGCCCGACTGCATCGAGTGCGGCGCCTGCGAATACGCCTGCCCGAGCGACGTGCCGCTCATGGAAAGCATCCACGCGGGGAAGGCGGCCCTGCGCGATCTCACACGCGCCTAG
- a CDS encoding nitroreductase family protein: protein MNRRKMLLMGAAVPALAGCEKRQPEKVTYEGSSRDAIIDNMMTRRSIRKYTTEQVSQEQLDVIMRCAIYAPSALNKQPWEMRVVQNPDILAEVNKRFLRFAQGKEFQGSAARYREPGFSIFHSAPTLIVIAGDKDIPTATLDIGITLQNILLSAAALGLGTCPLGSLVPILNLPENADLLKLMNIPTDHQVTINVALGHAAESPTAPIRYSDRVKIIR from the coding sequence ATGAACCGGAGAAAAATGCTGCTGATGGGAGCCGCCGTGCCCGCCCTGGCCGGATGCGAGAAACGTCAGCCGGAAAAGGTCACCTACGAGGGATCTAGTAGGGACGCCATCATCGACAACATGATGACGCGCCGCTCCATCCGGAAATACACCACCGAGCAGGTCAGCCAGGAGCAGCTCGACGTGATCATGCGCTGCGCCATCTACGCCCCGAGCGCGCTGAACAAGCAGCCGTGGGAAATGCGAGTGGTGCAGAATCCGGACATCCTGGCGGAGGTGAACAAGCGCTTCCTGAGATTCGCCCAAGGGAAGGAATTCCAGGGCAGCGCCGCGCGATACCGCGAGCCCGGCTTCAGCATCTTCCACAGCGCCCCCACGCTCATCGTCATCGCCGGGGACAAGGACATCCCGACCGCGACGCTCGATATCGGCATCACCCTGCAGAATATCCTGCTCTCCGCCGCCGCCCTCGGCCTCGGCACCTGCCCGCTGGGCTCGCTGGTCCCCATCCTGAACCTGCCGGAAAATGCCGACCTGCTGAAGCTGATGAATATCCCCACGGACCATCAGGTCACCATCAACGTCGCCCTCGGCCACGCCGCCGAATCCCCCACCGCCCCGATCCGCTACAGCGACCGCGTGAAGATCATCCGGTGA
- a CDS encoding RnfABCDGE type electron transport complex subunit D → MSRSRSPHLKPRFHTVQVVMLDVILALLPLLAAAWWAYGSVVLWQVGTAIAAAWVTELLFSTLLLRRPASILDGSAVITSLLLVFTLSPATPLPVVAFGSAAAILFGKLVFGGLGKNVFNPALVGREFMSVFFASVMTSPDIWKTADLVQRSTRDLFPHIEPSGVDGYLASLVFRPGGAVGECSLACIALGGLYLLLRHRISWHIPLALLGTFMALVWLGDMSAPENAIRYSMAGILLGTIFMATDMPSSPTTPAGKAYYGAMMGGAMFVMVKGGIRHEYVSFAILTLNAFARPISLAFRPRTWGEPADWRARAAEILPLTGMIALAVLAVITMDRMGMIPWLVCGYILYTACHFRLIAGKQVGNPV, encoded by the coding sequence ATGAGCCGTAGCCGCAGCCCCCACCTGAAGCCCCGCTTTCACACCGTGCAGGTGGTGATGCTGGACGTCATACTGGCATTGCTCCCGCTGCTGGCCGCCGCGTGGTGGGCCTACGGCAGCGTGGTCCTCTGGCAGGTAGGCACCGCCATCGCCGCGGCCTGGGTGACGGAGCTGCTTTTCTCCACGCTGCTGCTGCGCCGCCCCGCGAGCATCCTGGACGGGTCCGCGGTCATCACGTCGCTGCTGCTGGTCTTCACGCTCTCGCCTGCGACGCCCCTGCCCGTGGTGGCATTCGGCTCTGCCGCGGCCATCCTGTTTGGCAAGCTGGTCTTCGGCGGACTGGGGAAGAATGTCTTCAATCCCGCGCTCGTGGGCCGGGAGTTCATGTCGGTCTTCTTCGCCTCCGTGATGACCTCGCCGGACATCTGGAAGACGGCGGACCTGGTGCAGCGCTCGACGCGCGATCTCTTCCCGCACATCGAGCCCTCGGGCGTCGATGGCTACCTCGCCTCGCTCGTCTTCAGGCCCGGCGGCGCCGTCGGCGAATGCTCGCTCGCGTGCATCGCGCTGGGCGGCCTCTACCTGCTGCTGCGGCACCGCATCTCGTGGCACATCCCGCTCGCGCTGCTCGGCACCTTCATGGCGCTGGTGTGGCTGGGCGACATGAGTGCTCCGGAGAATGCCATCCGCTACTCCATGGCGGGCATCCTCCTCGGCACCATCTTCATGGCCACGGACATGCCCTCCAGCCCCACCACTCCGGCGGGCAAGGCCTACTACGGCGCGATGATGGGCGGCGCGATGTTCGTCATGGTCAAGGGCGGCATCCGCCACGAGTATGTCTCCTTCGCCATCCTCACGCTGAATGCCTTCGCCCGTCCGATCAGCCTCGCCTTCCGCCCGCGCACCTGGGGCGAGCCGGCGGACTGGCGGGCACGGGCCGCGGAGATCCTTCCGCTGACGGGGATGATCGCGCTCGCCGTGCTGGCCGTCATCACCATGGACCGCATGGGCATGATCCCGTGGCTGGTCTGCGGCTACATCCTCTACACGGCCTGCCATTTCCGCCTGATCGCGGGGAAGCAGGTCGGGAACCCCGTTTGA